Proteins found in one Arthrobacter sp. U41 genomic segment:
- the dnaJ gene encoding molecular chaperone DnaJ yields MSSHYDVLGVSREATGEEIKKAYRKLARNLHPDVNPGDDASDRFKAVTHAYEVLSDPQKRRIYDTTGNENGTDNGFGGGSYSGQGFAFQDIFETFFGAGGQAGPASRVRRGQDAMISVRIELRDAVFGVNKKLEVETAVTCPTCEGSCCREGSHPERCDICGGSGQVQRAVRSILGQVMTAAPCGSCGGFGTVIKDPCNECAGQGRIRSRRSLTVKVPAGVATGTRIQLSGQGEAGPAGGPAGDLYVEIRVNNDATYVRDGDDLHASLNIPMTAAALGTELTLDTFDGRQEIDVKAGTQSGEVITLRGLGVTHLRGYGRGDLKVHLQVDTPAKLDAAQEELLRQLAKLRGEQFTEGKLAASGGVFSKLRDRLGNL; encoded by the coding sequence TTGAGCAGCCACTACGACGTTCTTGGAGTCTCCCGCGAAGCCACGGGCGAAGAGATCAAGAAGGCCTACCGCAAACTGGCACGGAACCTCCACCCGGATGTTAATCCCGGGGATGACGCCTCGGACCGTTTCAAGGCCGTCACACACGCCTACGAGGTGTTGTCCGATCCGCAGAAGCGCAGGATCTACGACACCACGGGCAACGAGAACGGCACCGACAACGGATTCGGCGGCGGCAGCTACTCCGGCCAGGGCTTCGCGTTCCAGGATATTTTCGAAACCTTCTTCGGCGCCGGCGGCCAGGCCGGGCCGGCCTCCCGGGTCCGCCGCGGCCAGGACGCCATGATCAGCGTCCGGATCGAGCTCCGCGACGCCGTCTTCGGCGTCAACAAAAAACTCGAAGTCGAAACTGCCGTCACCTGCCCCACCTGTGAGGGCTCCTGCTGCCGTGAAGGCAGCCACCCGGAGCGCTGCGACATCTGCGGCGGCAGCGGCCAGGTCCAGCGCGCCGTTCGCTCCATCCTCGGCCAGGTCATGACCGCCGCCCCCTGCGGTTCCTGCGGGGGCTTCGGCACCGTGATCAAGGACCCCTGCAACGAATGCGCCGGCCAGGGCCGCATCCGCAGCCGCCGCTCCCTGACGGTCAAGGTCCCCGCCGGCGTCGCCACCGGCACCCGCATCCAGCTCTCCGGCCAGGGCGAGGCCGGACCCGCCGGCGGACCCGCGGGCGATCTCTACGTGGAGATCCGGGTCAACAACGACGCCACCTACGTGCGCGACGGCGATGACCTGCACGCCAGCCTCAACATCCCCATGACAGCCGCAGCCCTGGGCACCGAGCTCACCCTCGACACCTTCGACGGCCGGCAGGAAATCGACGTCAAGGCCGGCACCCAGTCCGGCGAGGTCATCACCCTCCGCGGGCTGGGCGTCACCCACCTGCGCGGCTACGGCCGTGGCGACCTCAAGGTCCACCTGCAGGTGGACACGCCCGCCAAACTCGACGCCGCCCAGGAGGAGCTGCTCCGCCAGCTCGCGAAGCTGCGCGGCGAACAGTTCACCGAGGGAAAACTCGCCGCGAGCGGCGGGGTCTTCTCAAAGCTTCGGGACAGGCTCGGTAACCTGTAG